A section of the Caballeronia sp. M1242 genome encodes:
- a CDS encoding DNA-3-methyladenine glycosylase, protein MATARKTPVKRPASGSAASPATKRTRGAQLNASTQTESASTAAPRKTALKRASKDTPGAHVNGARRVNGDDVSARTSKADIVPAPAPRAKGNGRASASDAANAQSLVADKEPGEVVRKSRVVTADAAVPAQVGGLTREIERPDYWDKACADLMKRDRILKKLIPKFGQMHLVNLGDPFSTLARSVAGQQISVKAAQAIWERVKTACPTILPADFIALGAEKLQACGLSKRKTEYILDLAQHFVSGALHVDTWASMDDEAVIAELTQIRGIGRWTAEMFLIFNLSRPNVLPLDDLGLIQAISVNYFSGEPVTRSEAREVAANWEPWRTVATWYMWRSLNPIPADH, encoded by the coding sequence ATGGCAACGGCCAGGAAGACGCCGGTCAAGCGACCCGCGTCAGGAAGCGCTGCGTCGCCCGCAACGAAGCGGACGCGCGGTGCGCAATTGAACGCAAGCACGCAGACAGAGAGTGCCTCGACCGCAGCGCCGCGCAAGACCGCGCTCAAGCGGGCATCGAAGGACACGCCAGGCGCGCACGTGAACGGCGCGCGCCGCGTCAACGGCGACGATGTCTCCGCGCGAACGTCGAAGGCCGACATCGTGCCCGCGCCTGCGCCGCGAGCGAAGGGCAACGGCCGCGCATCCGCGAGCGATGCGGCGAACGCGCAGTCGCTCGTCGCGGACAAGGAGCCGGGTGAAGTCGTGCGCAAGTCGCGCGTGGTCACGGCCGATGCCGCCGTGCCCGCGCAAGTGGGCGGCCTCACGCGCGAGATCGAGCGTCCCGACTACTGGGACAAGGCCTGCGCCGATCTCATGAAACGCGACCGCATTCTCAAGAAGCTGATCCCGAAGTTCGGGCAGATGCATCTCGTCAATCTCGGCGATCCGTTCTCGACGCTCGCGCGTTCGGTTGCCGGACAGCAGATTTCGGTGAAGGCCGCGCAAGCCATCTGGGAGCGCGTGAAGACCGCGTGTCCGACCATCCTGCCGGCGGATTTCATCGCGCTCGGCGCGGAGAAGCTGCAAGCGTGCGGCCTCTCGAAGCGCAAGACCGAGTACATCCTGGATCTCGCGCAGCACTTCGTCTCGGGGGCGCTGCACGTGGATACGTGGGCGTCGATGGACGACGAAGCCGTGATCGCCGAGCTCACGCAGATTCGCGGCATCGGACGATGGACGGCGGAGATGTTCCTCATCTTCAACCTGTCGCGCCCGAACGTGCTGCCGCTCGACGACCTCGGCCTCATTCAGGCGATCAGCGTGAATTACTTCAGCGGCGAGCCGGTCACGCGCAGCGAAGCGCGCGAGGTCGCGGCGAACTGGGAGCCGTGGCGAACCGTCGCGACGTGGTACATGTGGCGCAGCCTGAACCCGATTCCCGCAGACCACTGA